The following coding sequences are from one Halorubrum sp. BOL3-1 window:
- a CDS encoding DUF5803 family protein gives MNRRFALAVAAVALLAVSAGCLGYATGGGEVTNETLDAEPPREYDFDTDRDAAFDLSTDGTYTVVYAVGDREEMRLYRQTPYSGDEPMEFDALRYRYPDGEVITGSEFRERGGEVERTTDETWIRFADDMAGGELAFSGDGSPRRFSMRAYVEGSYTVTLPPDFSTDVPIVGHVSPRDHSVQTVGDSDRIVWDEVTSGSIVVQSYREGDLVVFGVILVIAAIAAVAGTLYFRRQLEALRERRRDLGLSVNEDDEDDGWL, from the coding sequence GTGAACAGACGCTTCGCGCTCGCGGTGGCGGCGGTCGCCCTCCTCGCGGTCAGCGCCGGCTGCCTCGGCTACGCGACCGGGGGAGGGGAGGTGACGAACGAGACGCTCGACGCCGAGCCGCCCCGCGAGTACGACTTCGACACGGACCGGGACGCCGCGTTCGACCTCTCGACCGACGGAACGTACACCGTCGTGTACGCGGTCGGCGACCGGGAGGAGATGCGGCTGTACCGGCAGACGCCGTACTCGGGCGACGAGCCGATGGAGTTCGATGCGCTCCGGTACCGGTACCCCGACGGCGAGGTGATCACGGGCAGCGAGTTCCGCGAGCGCGGCGGCGAGGTCGAGCGGACGACCGACGAGACGTGGATCCGCTTCGCGGACGACATGGCGGGCGGAGAGCTCGCGTTCTCCGGCGACGGGTCGCCGCGCCGGTTCAGCATGCGCGCGTACGTCGAGGGGTCGTACACCGTGACGCTCCCGCCGGATTTCAGCACGGACGTGCCGATCGTCGGCCACGTGTCGCCGCGCGATCACTCGGTCCAGACGGTCGGGGACAGCGACCGGATTGTCTGGGACGAGGTGACGTCCGGATCGATCGTCGTCCAGTCGTACCGCGAGGGCGACCTGGTGGTGTTCGGTGTCATCCTCGTTATCGCCGCGATCGCCGCAGTCGCCGGGACGCTCTACTTCCGGCGGCAGCTGGAGGCGCTCCGCGAGCGCCGCCGCGACCTCGGGCTGAGCGTCAACGAGGACGACGAGGACGACGGCTGGCTATGA
- a CDS encoding DUF47 domain-containing protein — protein MSTDAGFGARLESRTETYLDRIDDCVALLPRALDEYAEDGPFRETVDEIAAVESECDELVRDLRALITDAGPDDIGLLNTRINFNESALLDFYNELDVVANHTERTAQEVTMMRPDAGVDSFDDMREMATRIVEMVALLGDVVERFVRGLARADAAETLTEGIEAIRDLESECDDLRNDAIETAFADDETGQPLVYRELAILLDELANTVEDLTDRMVVIASKEPGIVAEADPEADGK, from the coding sequence ATGTCCACCGACGCCGGTTTCGGAGCGCGGTTAGAGTCACGCACCGAGACGTACCTCGACCGGATCGACGATTGCGTCGCCCTCCTCCCCCGGGCCCTCGACGAGTACGCCGAGGACGGCCCGTTCCGCGAGACCGTCGACGAGATCGCCGCGGTCGAAAGCGAGTGCGACGAGCTGGTCCGTGACCTCAGGGCGCTCATCACGGACGCGGGCCCGGACGATATCGGGCTGTTGAACACCCGGATCAACTTCAACGAGTCCGCTCTACTCGACTTCTACAACGAGTTGGACGTGGTCGCGAACCACACCGAACGGACCGCACAGGAAGTGACGATGATGCGCCCCGACGCGGGCGTCGACTCTTTCGACGACATGCGCGAGATGGCCACCCGCATCGTCGAGATGGTCGCCCTCCTCGGTGACGTGGTCGAGCGGTTCGTCCGCGGGCTCGCGCGCGCCGACGCCGCGGAGACGCTGACTGAGGGGATCGAGGCGATCCGCGACTTGGAAAGCGAGTGCGACGACCTCCGGAACGACGCGATCGAGACCGCGTTCGCGGACGACGAGACCGGCCAGCCCCTCGTCTACCGGGAACTCGCGATCCTCCTCGACGAGCTCGCGAACACGGTCGAGGACCTGACCGACCGGATGGTCGTGATCGCGAGCAAGGAGCCGGGGATCGTGGCCGAGGCGGACCCCGAAGCGGACGGGAAGTAA
- a CDS encoding diadenylate cyclase, with translation MEELDQVLAKYANSQDLMDQIRYVAEALSLEFDKWDDKYVSGPSLYFLVVAETDFEEYTDPLGENVWPTDRCKIVHDSPEGFRRVAEDVAFSRDGAIVVTGDGTIQRQMVRVRSPNHAEVAGIADLEYPDWMGTKHMSALETSIRQNVLWAITLSEEDGRVTTYLDGTYQDYPREEIGGRWRPEQ, from the coding sequence ATGGAAGAACTCGATCAGGTCTTGGCAAAGTACGCCAACAGTCAGGATCTCATGGACCAGATCCGATACGTAGCCGAGGCGTTAAGCCTGGAATTCGACAAGTGGGACGACAAGTACGTGAGCGGTCCGAGCCTGTACTTTCTGGTCGTCGCCGAAACCGACTTCGAGGAGTACACCGACCCGCTCGGAGAGAACGTCTGGCCGACCGATCGGTGTAAGATCGTGCACGACTCGCCCGAGGGGTTCCGGCGGGTCGCCGAAGATGTCGCGTTCAGTCGGGACGGCGCTATCGTCGTGACCGGAGACGGAACGATCCAGCGACAGATGGTCCGCGTCCGGAGCCCGAACCACGCGGAGGTAGCAGGGATCGCGGATCTCGAGTACCCGGACTGGATGGGGACCAAACACATGAGTGCCCTGGAGACGTCGATCCGGCAGAACGTCCTGTGGGCGATCACGCTCAGCGAGGAAGACGGTCGCGTCACCACGTACCTCGACGGCACGTATCAGGACTATCCCCGCGAGGAGATCGGCGGCCGATGGCGACCCGAACAGTAG
- a CDS encoding transcription factor, with protein sequence MAFEDLLNDPVIQKYLHELVGPTGMPVAAAPPDGEVTDEELAEELGLELNDVRRALFILYENDLATYRRVRDEDSGWLTYLWTFHYDNIPENLQEEMYRLLDALEEREEYERTHEFYLCEVCSMRFEFGEAMDFGFECPECGSPLDAMENDQLRDAMDQRIERLRDELNVDVTG encoded by the coding sequence ATGGCTTTTGAGGATCTACTGAACGACCCCGTCATCCAGAAGTACCTCCACGAGTTGGTGGGACCGACGGGGATGCCGGTCGCGGCCGCGCCGCCCGACGGCGAGGTCACCGACGAGGAGCTGGCCGAGGAGTTGGGCTTAGAGCTCAACGACGTGCGGCGCGCGCTGTTCATCCTCTACGAGAACGACCTGGCGACGTACCGCCGCGTCCGCGACGAGGACTCCGGGTGGCTCACGTACCTGTGGACGTTCCACTACGACAACATCCCGGAGAACCTCCAAGAGGAGATGTACCGGCTGCTCGACGCCCTCGAAGAGCGCGAAGAGTACGAGCGCACCCACGAGTTCTACCTCTGTGAGGTGTGTTCGATGCGCTTCGAGTTCGGCGAGGCGATGGACTTCGGCTTCGAGTGCCCCGAGTGCGGCTCCCCGCTCGACGCGATGGAAAACGACCAGCTCCGCGACGCGATGGACCAGCGCATCGAGCGGCTCCGCGACGAACTCAACGTGGACGTGACCGGCTGA
- a CDS encoding PAS domain-containing protein: MNSDSDPVFGTSGTGGSARREGHSGSGPGGASTFDPAPDGVPTADRDAVVFLLMDADRDRELLAEALGERYRVRTDADPAALDGEFDCCVLDARAFAAVGDAMDARRDRADPAFLPFVLLVSEGGRGQPGDRAWERVDDVIELPVRRRALLTRVSNLIERRMTSLRLRRTVAELRLKERAMDEAPVGINLARAAPGDDDPLVYLNREFEALTGYGDGVLGENCRFLQGPDTSDETRAAIREAIADERPVSVDILNYRANGQKFWNQVTIAPVRDETGTVTHYVGFQTDITDRKIRERRLEVMTRVLRHNLRNKMNLIEGYADLVHDGIDDEEHRRSLSVISETAADLIGITEAVGRVDETLSEPESTTSVDLTDRLVEICDRLRDRYPDATVTLSLPDDDRIDVTVVGLEVAVTEAVENAVKHNQAAHPSVHLRVERRPPEWIAIEVEDDGPGIPDHETQVLESGETPLTHADRLGMWLMYWVVAKAGGEFDIDTGEDGTTVRLEVPRHP; the protein is encoded by the coding sequence ATGAACTCGGACTCGGACCCGGTGTTCGGCACCTCCGGCACCGGCGGGTCCGCGAGGCGCGAGGGGCACAGCGGCTCCGGTCCCGGCGGTGCCTCGACCTTCGATCCCGCCCCTGACGGCGTCCCGACGGCGGACCGCGACGCGGTCGTCTTCCTTCTGATGGACGCCGACCGCGACCGCGAACTGCTCGCCGAGGCACTGGGCGAGCGGTACCGGGTCCGAACCGACGCCGACCCGGCGGCACTCGACGGCGAGTTCGACTGCTGTGTCCTCGACGCGCGCGCCTTCGCCGCCGTGGGCGACGCGATGGACGCCCGGCGCGACCGCGCCGATCCCGCGTTCCTGCCGTTCGTGCTGCTGGTAAGCGAAGGGGGGCGGGGACAGCCGGGCGACCGCGCGTGGGAGCGCGTCGACGACGTGATCGAACTCCCGGTGAGGCGGCGAGCGCTGCTCACGCGCGTCTCGAACCTGATCGAGCGGCGGATGACCTCGCTCCGGCTCAGGCGCACCGTCGCGGAGCTGCGGCTCAAAGAGCGGGCGATGGACGAGGCGCCGGTCGGCATCAACCTCGCCCGGGCGGCGCCGGGCGACGACGACCCGCTCGTGTACCTCAATCGGGAGTTCGAGGCGCTCACCGGCTACGGCGATGGGGTGCTCGGAGAGAACTGCCGGTTCCTGCAGGGACCGGACACGAGCGACGAGACGCGGGCGGCGATCCGCGAGGCGATAGCCGACGAACGACCGGTGTCTGTCGACATCCTCAATTACCGGGCGAACGGGCAGAAGTTCTGGAACCAGGTGACGATCGCGCCGGTTCGGGACGAGACGGGGACCGTGACGCACTACGTCGGCTTCCAGACCGATATCACCGACCGGAAGATCCGCGAGCGACGACTGGAGGTGATGACGCGGGTGCTCAGACACAACCTCCGGAACAAGATGAACCTGATCGAGGGGTACGCCGACTTGGTCCACGACGGGATCGACGACGAGGAACACCGACGCTCGCTGTCGGTTATCTCGGAGACCGCCGCGGACCTCATAGGCATCACCGAGGCGGTCGGGCGGGTCGACGAGACCCTCTCGGAGCCCGAGTCGACGACGTCCGTCGACTTGACGGACCGACTCGTCGAGATCTGCGACCGGCTACGGGACCGATACCCGGACGCGACGGTGACGCTGTCGCTGCCGGACGACGACCGGATCGACGTGACGGTGGTCGGGCTGGAGGTCGCGGTCACGGAGGCCGTCGAGAACGCGGTGAAGCACAACCAGGCGGCGCACCCCTCCGTTCACCTGCGCGTCGAACGGCGGCCTCCCGAGTGGATCGCGATCGAGGTCGAGGACGACGGCCCGGGGATCCCCGACCACGAGACGCAGGTGTTGGAGTCCGGCGAGACGCCGCTGACTCACGCCGACCGACTCGGTATGTGGCTCATGTACTGGGTCGTGGCCAAGGCGGGCGGCGAGTTCGATATCGACACGGGAGAAGACGGGACGACGGTCCGGCTGGAAGTCCCGAGACACCCCTGA
- a CDS encoding AAA domain-containing protein has translation MNVRGPIVSVGEARTVSTSYGERDLREVRIRPDRGAGDPVDVTLWGKWTETAEHAEPGMGLLVTDPEEDEYRGEAGYATTDESWVVLEPDFLVDVTGIRSWVQCPRMYYLNKLSGIPLNYPVVKGTIVHEVFGDLLRGMDLEASVTERVAEAGLELGLLGYERAEVEDEVRRNAAAVEGWLAQGTLSDEDTWRSEFTLISPTFGLKGRADALRRGTPVELKTGKNTKREPRFHDKVQAACYALMLDERGVDPDIGTLLYTKNTALDRNEESGDLAPAKEFTVGRGFLEFVVRERNALAAMEWRALNDPGERPAVPTGYEADANCSYCFEQDACMVVSGRLDQESKAGQVGTAVPDEERDYFDRFYTAIEEERRETHAEYRKLWEQTPEERAADDRALIGLEPVAQTEIDDARWELRARKPGDAVSKLREGDVALASDGDPVSGHAELGRITELGGDEVVVETDEPVELRRLDVYPSEISVDRSLTALHDAVLKGDPDRKDVLFGRREPAFRDPADRPAGSPGGDDPDASDAYIDNNAAQNEAVGLAVDAEDLALIHGPPGTGKTYTIARAIRALVAEGNRVLLSAFTNRAVDNAIEALRDQGVDEVLRVGTETGVRDDMRDVRLVRRGDPNAKAAELRDAPVVAATTAGCGSRVMRECEFDVALVDEASQLTEPGTHAAINLADRFVLVGDHEQLPPVVRAENDLNTSLFQRLIETYPDASVMLDRQYRMSQRIQAFASAEFYDGALRPATPEVAGQTLADLGVDPDVLAPELTGGVGFVDPGGERDGNRNVREAERVAGIVDAYVAAGVDPDDVGVIAPFRAQVAEIGRRTDATVDTVDRFQGSSKEVIVVSLVATGGLDGPIFEDHRRVNVALTRAKKQLTVVGDADALGSDPFYARLLDWARR, from the coding sequence GTGAACGTTCGGGGGCCGATCGTCTCCGTCGGAGAGGCGCGGACGGTGTCGACGTCGTACGGCGAGCGCGACCTCCGCGAGGTGCGGATCCGGCCCGACCGCGGCGCGGGCGACCCGGTCGACGTGACGCTGTGGGGCAAGTGGACGGAGACGGCCGAACACGCCGAGCCGGGGATGGGGCTGCTCGTCACCGACCCCGAGGAGGACGAGTATCGCGGGGAGGCCGGGTACGCGACGACCGACGAGTCGTGGGTCGTCCTCGAACCCGACTTCCTCGTCGACGTGACCGGGATCCGGTCGTGGGTCCAGTGTCCGCGGATGTACTACCTGAACAAGCTCTCCGGGATCCCGCTCAACTACCCGGTCGTCAAGGGGACGATCGTGCACGAGGTGTTCGGTGACCTGCTGCGCGGGATGGACCTGGAGGCGTCGGTGACCGAGCGCGTCGCGGAGGCCGGACTCGAACTCGGTCTGCTGGGGTACGAGCGCGCGGAGGTCGAAGACGAGGTGCGCCGCAACGCCGCCGCGGTCGAGGGGTGGCTCGCGCAGGGGACGCTCTCCGACGAGGACACGTGGCGCTCGGAGTTCACGCTCATTTCGCCAACGTTCGGGCTGAAAGGGCGGGCAGACGCGCTCCGACGCGGCACCCCGGTCGAACTGAAGACAGGGAAAAACACCAAGCGGGAGCCGCGCTTCCACGACAAGGTCCAGGCGGCCTGCTACGCGCTCATGCTCGACGAGCGCGGGGTCGACCCTGACATCGGGACGCTGCTGTACACGAAAAACACCGCCTTAGACCGCAACGAGGAGTCAGGTGACCTGGCGCCCGCCAAGGAGTTCACGGTCGGACGCGGGTTCTTAGAGTTCGTCGTGCGCGAGCGCAACGCCCTCGCGGCGATGGAGTGGCGCGCGCTCAACGACCCGGGCGAGCGCCCCGCGGTGCCGACGGGGTACGAGGCCGACGCGAACTGTAGCTACTGCTTCGAGCAGGACGCCTGTATGGTCGTCTCCGGGCGGCTCGACCAGGAGTCGAAGGCGGGACAGGTCGGGACGGCGGTCCCCGACGAGGAGCGCGACTACTTCGACCGGTTCTACACCGCGATCGAGGAGGAGCGCCGCGAGACCCACGCCGAGTACCGGAAGCTGTGGGAGCAGACGCCGGAGGAACGGGCCGCGGACGACCGCGCGCTGATCGGGTTGGAACCGGTCGCGCAGACGGAGATCGACGACGCCCGCTGGGAGCTTCGCGCCCGCAAGCCGGGCGACGCCGTCTCGAAGCTCCGCGAGGGCGACGTGGCGCTCGCGAGCGACGGCGACCCCGTCTCCGGCCACGCCGAACTCGGCCGGATCACCGAACTCGGGGGCGACGAGGTGGTCGTCGAGACCGACGAGCCGGTCGAGCTGCGCCGCCTCGACGTCTACCCCTCGGAGATCTCCGTCGACCGGTCGCTCACCGCGCTCCACGACGCGGTCCTGAAGGGCGACCCCGACCGCAAGGACGTGCTGTTCGGCCGGCGAGAGCCGGCGTTCCGCGACCCGGCCGACCGCCCGGCAGGGAGTCCCGGAGGCGACGATCCGGACGCGTCCGACGCCTACATCGACAACAACGCGGCCCAGAACGAGGCGGTCGGACTCGCGGTCGACGCCGAGGACCTGGCGCTGATCCACGGGCCGCCCGGAACCGGGAAGACGTACACGATCGCCCGAGCGATCCGCGCCTTGGTCGCGGAGGGCAACCGGGTGTTGCTCTCGGCGTTCACGAACCGCGCGGTCGACAACGCCATCGAAGCGCTCCGCGATCAGGGAGTTGATGAGGTGTTGCGAGTCGGGACCGAGACGGGCGTCCGCGACGACATGCGCGACGTCCGGCTCGTCCGGCGCGGCGACCCGAACGCGAAGGCGGCGGAGCTGCGCGACGCGCCGGTCGTCGCCGCCACCACCGCGGGCTGCGGCTCTCGGGTCATGCGCGAGTGCGAGTTCGACGTGGCCCTGGTCGACGAGGCCTCCCAGCTCACGGAGCCGGGCACTCACGCCGCGATCAACCTCGCGGACCGGTTCGTCCTCGTCGGCGACCACGAGCAGCTGCCCCCGGTCGTGCGGGCCGAGAACGACCTCAATACCTCCCTCTTCCAGCGTCTCATCGAGACGTACCCCGACGCGAGCGTCATGCTCGACCGCCAGTACCGGATGAGCCAGCGGATCCAGGCGTTCGCCTCGGCGGAGTTCTACGACGGTGCGCTCCGGCCCGCCACCCCCGAGGTGGCCGGGCAGACGCTCGCGGACCTCGGCGTCGACCCCGACGTCCTCGCGCCGGAACTGACCGGCGGCGTGGGGTTCGTCGACCCCGGCGGCGAGCGCGACGGCAACCGGAACGTCCGGGAGGCCGAGCGCGTCGCGGGGATCGTCGACGCCTACGTCGCCGCCGGCGTCGACCCCGACGACGTCGGCGTGATCGCGCCGTTCCGCGCGCAGGTCGCGGAGATCGGCCGCCGGACCGACGCGACGGTCGACACCGTCGACCGTTTCCAAGGCTCCTCGAAGGAGGTGATCGTCGTCTCGCTGGTCGCGACCGGCGGCCTCGACGGTCCCATCTTCGAGGACCACCGCCGCGTGAACGTCGCGCTCACGCGGGCGAAAAAGCAGCTGACGGTCGTCGGCGACGCCGACGCGCTCGGCTCCGACCCGTTCTACGCGCGGCTGCTCGACTGGGCGCGACGGTAG
- a CDS encoding molybdopterin-binding protein — MNAAVVTVGDELLVGDTENTNATWLCDRLDARGVRVRRVTVVPDEVAEIARVVNEYYAEYDAVVVTGGLGPTHDDVTMEAVAAAFGRDLVENEEAAGWLADRGYSGGDLAAETTHLPADCRPLPNEAGVAPGAVVESVYVLPGVPNEMTAMFESVEGEFAGTRTHVVTVDVDEPESELLDRVASLREGFNVRVGSYPGEVVTVKITAESEAEAERAAAWVREHADAVDGDVVEGERAESVGDESV, encoded by the coding sequence ATGAACGCCGCCGTCGTCACCGTCGGGGACGAGCTCCTCGTCGGCGACACCGAGAACACGAACGCCACCTGGCTCTGCGACCGCCTCGACGCCCGGGGTGTCAGGGTCCGTCGGGTGACCGTCGTACCGGATGAGGTCGCCGAGATCGCGCGAGTAGTCAACGAGTACTACGCCGAGTACGACGCGGTGGTCGTCACCGGCGGTCTCGGGCCGACGCACGACGACGTGACGATGGAGGCGGTCGCGGCCGCGTTCGGGCGCGACCTCGTCGAGAACGAGGAGGCGGCCGGGTGGCTCGCGGACCGGGGATACAGCGGCGGCGACCTCGCGGCGGAGACGACGCACCTCCCCGCCGACTGCCGGCCGCTCCCGAACGAGGCGGGAGTGGCGCCCGGCGCCGTCGTCGAGTCCGTCTACGTCCTTCCCGGGGTCCCGAACGAGATGACGGCAATGTTCGAGTCGGTCGAAGGCGAGTTCGCCGGGACGCGGACTCACGTGGTCACGGTCGACGTCGACGAACCGGAGAGCGAGCTTCTCGACCGGGTCGCGTCGCTGCGCGAGGGGTTCAACGTGCGGGTCGGCTCGTACCCGGGCGAGGTCGTGACCGTGAAGATCACCGCCGAAAGCGAGGCGGAGGCCGAGCGCGCTGCGGCGTGGGTCCGCGAACACGCGGACGCGGTCGACGGCGATGTCGTCGAAGGTGAGAGAGCGGAGTCGGTCGGGGACGAGTCGGTCTGA
- a CDS encoding maltose acetyltransferase domain-containing protein codes for MARQKERMVAGEAYDPTAPELVADRRRASERCRRYNATAATETDRRERLLSELFGVVRGDAVVEPPIRCDYGYNVGVGDGFFANYGCVFLDAAPIAFGENCLLGPGVHVYTPTHPIDPEERATGREFGEPVTVGDDVWIGGRAVITPGVEVGDGAVVGAGAVVVDDVPARTVVGGNPAEVIRRIDGA; via the coding sequence ATGGCACGACAGAAAGAGCGGATGGTCGCCGGCGAGGCGTACGACCCGACGGCCCCGGAACTCGTCGCGGACCGCCGGCGGGCGAGCGAGCGCTGCCGCCGCTACAACGCCACCGCCGCGACGGAGACCGACCGGCGGGAGCGACTCCTCTCCGAGCTGTTCGGCGTGGTCCGCGGCGACGCGGTCGTCGAACCCCCGATCCGCTGCGACTACGGGTACAACGTCGGCGTCGGCGACGGCTTCTTCGCGAACTACGGCTGCGTCTTCCTGGACGCCGCGCCGATCGCGTTCGGGGAGAACTGTCTGCTCGGGCCAGGCGTCCACGTATACACTCCGACGCATCCGATCGACCCCGAAGAGCGCGCGACCGGCCGGGAGTTCGGTGAGCCGGTGACGGTCGGCGACGACGTCTGGATCGGCGGACGGGCGGTGATCACGCCCGGCGTTGAGGTCGGAGACGGCGCGGTCGTCGGGGCCGGCGCCGTCGTGGTTGACGACGTGCCGGCGCGTACGGTGGTCGGCGGGAATCCAGCCGAGGTGATCCGGCGGATCGACGGAGCATAG
- a CDS encoding DUF2110 family protein, which translates to MVVLATKCYVEGDARDRALDGMNSLAANDVGELDVDWQAGVRDDGFVQVDVTGEDAPVARNVLAETWGEIVAHDGGLDAGETYVGTLESWDDDGFTLDAGVDVRIPADEIGLGRGSPEQVVERFGLVQHLPVRFVYGGDAGDPDSEPSRLADAERDRLYDWQRGDGRVNVNSATRGETRATVNRAGHAQDIITVERLGLLEQSVVCAEGTDPPGLLAAIGSYVPAEMRCVV; encoded by the coding sequence ATGGTCGTCCTCGCAACCAAGTGCTACGTCGAGGGCGACGCCCGCGACCGCGCGCTCGACGGTATGAACTCGCTCGCCGCCAACGATGTCGGGGAACTCGACGTCGACTGGCAGGCGGGCGTCCGCGACGACGGCTTCGTTCAGGTCGACGTGACGGGCGAGGACGCCCCGGTCGCGCGTAACGTCCTCGCGGAGACGTGGGGCGAGATCGTCGCCCACGACGGGGGACTGGATGCGGGCGAGACGTACGTCGGCACCCTCGAATCGTGGGACGACGACGGGTTCACCCTCGACGCCGGAGTCGACGTGCGGATCCCGGCCGACGAGATCGGCCTCGGAAGGGGGTCGCCCGAGCAGGTCGTCGAGCGGTTCGGGCTGGTCCAGCACCTCCCGGTGCGGTTCGTCTACGGCGGCGACGCCGGCGATCCCGATTCGGAGCCCAGCCGGCTCGCGGACGCCGAGCGCGACCGCCTGTACGACTGGCAGCGCGGGGACGGGCGCGTGAACGTCAACTCCGCGACCCGCGGCGAGACGCGGGCGACGGTGAACCGCGCGGGCCACGCCCAGGACATCATCACCGTCGAGCGGCTGGGACTCCTCGAACAGAGCGTCGTCTGCGCCGAGGGGACCGACCCACCGGGGCTGCTCGCGGCCATCGGCTCGTACGTCCCGGCGGAGATGCGCTGTGTCGTCTAA
- a CDS encoding ATP-NAD kinase family protein has protein sequence MYVGIAVNPVAGMGGRVGLKGTDGKVTEAIERGAEPRAPDRARRTLDRLAAVAPETRVSVAADPMGESIAREAGFDPVRVVDPFDGDAPGPTATTAAHTAAVVRAFAGIDGPDAGDDPENPAAGPVDLVLLVGGDGTATDVAAALEGTDVPILGVPAGVKVYSSVFAVSPEDAAEVAASFSRTERREVMDIDEDAYREGEVNPELRGVAHVPVADDLQSSKQTASGTVESLAEGVAADVRDRDGEGVTFVLGPGSTVGAIKDELGFEPSPIGVDIRRDGEVPVRDATEAEILDALGEENVVVVSPIGGQGFVFGRGNPQISPAVIRRCDLRIVASRAKLDDVRALRVDTDDPDLDAELSGWVRVRVGKFETRMMKIV, from the coding sequence ATGTACGTCGGGATCGCGGTGAATCCGGTCGCCGGGATGGGCGGCCGCGTCGGACTGAAGGGGACCGACGGGAAGGTGACCGAGGCGATAGAGCGCGGCGCGGAGCCGCGGGCCCCGGACCGAGCGAGACGGACGCTCGACCGGTTGGCCGCGGTCGCGCCCGAGACGCGCGTCTCCGTCGCCGCCGACCCGATGGGGGAGTCGATCGCCCGCGAGGCCGGGTTCGACCCGGTCCGCGTCGTCGACCCGTTCGACGGTGACGCGCCCGGTCCGACGGCGACGACCGCGGCACACACCGCCGCGGTCGTGCGGGCGTTCGCCGGAATCGACGGACCGGACGCGGGAGACGACCCCGAGAACCCCGCCGCCGGCCCCGTCGACCTCGTTCTGCTCGTCGGGGGCGACGGGACCGCCACGGACGTCGCGGCGGCGCTGGAGGGCACGGACGTCCCGATTCTCGGTGTCCCCGCGGGCGTGAAGGTGTACTCGTCGGTGTTCGCGGTGTCGCCGGAGGACGCCGCCGAGGTCGCGGCGTCGTTCTCGCGGACCGAGCGCCGCGAGGTGATGGACATCGACGAGGACGCCTACCGCGAGGGCGAGGTGAACCCGGAGCTGCGGGGGGTCGCGCACGTCCCCGTGGCCGACGACCTCCAGTCGTCGAAACAGACCGCGAGCGGGACCGTCGAGTCGCTGGCGGAGGGGGTCGCGGCCGACGTCCGCGACCGCGACGGCGAGGGCGTCACGTTCGTCCTCGGTCCGGGGTCGACCGTGGGGGCGATCAAGGACGAACTCGGCTTCGAGCCGTCCCCGATCGGCGTCGACATCCGGCGCGACGGCGAGGTCCCCGTCCGCGACGCGACGGAGGCGGAGATCCTCGACGCGCTCGGGGAGGAGAACGTCGTCGTCGTCTCGCCCATCGGCGGGCAGGGGTTCGTCTTCGGGCGCGGCAATCCCCAGATCTCGCCGGCCGTGATCCGGCGCTGTGACCTCCGCATCGTCGCCTCGCGGGCGAAGCTCGACGACGTGCGCGCGCTCCGCGTCGACACCGACGACCCCGACCTCGACGCGGAGCTTTCGGGGTGGGTCCGCGTCCGCGTCGGGAAGTTCGAGACGCGGATGATGAAGATCGTGTGA
- a CDS encoding tRNA (cytidine(56)-2'-O)-methyltransferase, translating into MKDAREVVVLRYGHRPGRDDRMTTHVGLTARALGADRVVFPDNAGQSAETVREVTDRFGGPFDVELRGDQKAVVRGFDGVVVHLTMYGERVQDVEGEMREAVGLDDATAGGAPPSPRDLLVVVGGEKVPWALYERADFNVGVTNQPHSEVAGLAVFLDRLFEGTELDREWADADRRVVPEATGKTVVDADEGSGAERGARPRRDPKPTAATVTQMSSS; encoded by the coding sequence ATGAAAGACGCGCGAGAGGTCGTCGTCCTCCGCTACGGCCACCGGCCGGGGCGCGACGACCGCATGACGACGCACGTCGGTCTCACGGCGCGGGCGCTCGGCGCGGACCGGGTGGTGTTCCCCGACAACGCCGGCCAGTCGGCGGAGACGGTCCGCGAGGTTACCGACCGGTTCGGCGGCCCGTTCGACGTGGAACTGCGCGGCGACCAGAAGGCGGTCGTCCGGGGCTTCGACGGGGTCGTCGTCCACCTCACGATGTACGGCGAGCGCGTTCAGGACGTGGAAGGGGAGATGCGCGAGGCGGTCGGACTCGACGACGCGACCGCCGGCGGCGCGCCGCCGTCCCCCCGAGACCTCCTGGTCGTCGTCGGCGGCGAGAAGGTGCCGTGGGCGCTGTACGAGCGAGCCGACTTCAACGTGGGCGTGACGAACCAGCCGCACTCCGAGGTCGCCGGGCTGGCGGTGTTCCTCGACCGGCTGTTTGAGGGGACCGAACTGGACCGCGAGTGGGCGGACGCCGACCGCCGGGTGGTTCCGGAGGCGACCGGCAAGACGGTGGTCGACGCCGACGAGGGGTCGGGAGCAGAGCGGGGGGCGAGACCCCGACGGGACCCGAAGCCGACGGCCGCGACTGTCACACAAATGAGTAGTTCTTAG